cttttcttttttctgttttaCGGGGAGGAGAGAATACTCCGCTCTCCGCCACTCGAGGTATAAGTCCATCAACCGCTTTTCCACCTCGATTAGTCTCCTCTCCTCTTATCTCCGTTCCTTTCCTCTTCCTCCGAAACTTTCCCCAACACTCTCTGCCCGCCGGATCGAAGGCTCGAAGCTCGCCGCAATCCATCCATGTCGGTAAGTGCGAGCTCTTTGCAATCTTCGGTGTTGTTTTCCGGTGTCTGTGGCCTATCTAGTTGGTGTTTGTTGTCTGGATCGAGGTGACGTCGCCTTGTCTTGAATTTTGGTAGGACTAGTTTGGAACCGAGATTTATTAGTCCTGTTGGTTGATAGGGAGAGTTGTGTTGGAGTGGGGGAGAAGGAGCGCTTGCGCAGGATGTAGGATTAGGACTACTGGTGTGATGATTCTTTCTCGTGGAATTGCACTGGGTTGAGATGATGATTCTAGGCACTCTTAAGGGGACCTAGTTGTAGATGATGACCATGGTGCCGTGGTTATTGATTTCGAGGATGGTGATTGTCAGTGTAAGTTAGGCTCTGGTTTGTGCTGGATGTGTGGATGAGCATGATATGGGAGTAACGcagaatgtaaggttcgcgaacTGAAACACAACCAACTTCCATACTAGAATGGACTTTTGTTGCGTAGATGCAGAAAAGGATGTTCAGGCTAAGCGGTTTGAATTTGTTGTCTGGCTATTGATATGGGCTGGAGTTTTATTGATCGAACATGAGAGTAGCTTGTTAAAAGCTATGGAGAGTTGCAATGCTAATGTAGATGCCAAGTTGTAAGTTGGAATTGATGGATATGAGTAGACGACTTGGAAGGGACTTCCTCATTTCCACTTGAGGTGAAGGGAATTTCATCTCTTGTCTCAATTGATTTTAATTGCTTACCAATCTTGTTGTTCAATTTCTCGGCGCATAGCAACTATTGTTGATTGAACATGCAGATGCAGGTTTCCAAGTCAGATGGTGAACCATGTAAGTAGAACTGTAGTCTCATGGTCATACAAGAGGTCTAATGCACTTAGAGACTTGTCCCTTCAATTTGAATAGCATGCTTGGCGATTATGGTTTAGAATTTTTTGGGCCTTGTTTATCGATTTCATTAAAGAATAGTGGTTGTCCTTGACAAAGGTGCTGGTTGAATCTTGCTTTTGTAATAATATAGCTACTGTATTGAGACAGTGAGACTCAACTATAGCTTTCTATATGTATGAAGTAGTTCAACAATCAGTTTTCTTTGCTAGGAAACATGATGCTGCATCCTATCCTTCATATAAAGCACGAACTCAATTCTTGTTTTAGATGTTTTCAAGTGAATCATGCCAGGAACTAGCAGCAAGGCAGCTGAAATCTTCACCAAACCTTCATTGTCTGTTCAACAGCTCTTGGTGTAAATTTCTGTATTAAGTTTCGGATACTATTGTCTGTTGCTAGTTGggtctctatattctttttgtaTGTACTATCAGCTGTCAAGAATTTTTCTTTGTGTAACTATGTTACATGCTTCATCCTCGGTTGCAATTAAATTGTGAGCTTGCTCATACTGAAATACTATGTTTGTAATCTGTATACAAAATCCATGATTCCTGCAATGGTGCTCCACTATTCTCTGAACCCTTTGCTTTGTCTGCATCATGTTGCCCCGTATTAGGTCCTGGTTGCAAATGGAACCCAGTCACAAAAGTTTGCTCGTGAAATATTTGATTTACTTGCTGTTTTTCTTCTCATGGTAGCTTTTGATATAGTAATTACCTTTAGCTATTTGCAAAAGCCTGTATTTCACTATATTTGATACGGCAGTCACACTTGATTTATTTTGCATGCCGACATAAGATACCCGATAAAGTTGACATTTCTGGTTTTATTTACTGAAGTTGCTATTATTTTTGTCATAGAATCATTTGTACAAAGTAAACCAGTAGATTCACTGTTTAACATGGATAATGGTGCCTTTTCTAGGAGGAATCAGGTCGCCCTTTACCTAAGTTTGGTGAATGGGATGTCAACGACCCAGCTTCTGCTGATGGATTCACAGTGATATTCAACAAAGCCAGAGATGAGAAGAAGGGTGGGAATGGACAAGACACTGAGTCTCCTTCCAAAGACACCAGAACCGAGAGGGTGGAATCTTATGCCGCCAAGCCAAACTCGGTATGTTTCTTCATGACAAGTATCAATGCCCT
The sequence above is drawn from the Phragmites australis chromosome 10, lpPhrAust1.1, whole genome shotgun sequence genome and encodes:
- the LOC133930429 gene encoding protein NOI4-like — its product is MSEESGRPLPKFGEWDVNDPASADGFTVIFNKARDEKKGGNGQDTESPSKDTRTERVESYAAKPNSKKWFCCVTSSPTQS